In one Acetobacter sp. genomic region, the following are encoded:
- a CDS encoding sarcosine oxidase subunit alpha produces MSRLSRASARVPGRGRVNSRRPVRFTFDGRSFEGFEGDTLASALLANGVHLMGRSFKYHRPRGPISAGSDEPNAIVAVGSGPALQTPNLVATQVEIYDGLKAQSQNRFPCLQFDMGAVNNLASPLLPSGFYYKTFMWPRNFWTKVYEPVIRRSAGLGVAPTEPDPDHYAFQYTFCDVLVAGGGASGLAAALAAAKAGAEVMLADETAEFGGSLLFDRTSRIDGLPASEWVERTVAALKTMPNVRLFTRTTVFNYGPHNMVALNQRMTDHLSAPNPATPRERLWQVRAKQVVIASGAIERPLVFEGNDRPGVMLASAAQTYLNRYGVACGRKAVIATADDSAYRVALDLLEAGVKIAAIADIRPKPDSELLRKARAAGIPVLVNSTVQRAHGSQRIHSVELAPVLPGGDVGEGKNYSCDLLLMAGGWTPSLHLFSQSKGKVIYSPELDVYLPGESTQEERSVGSCRGIYDLGEVLADGLKSGAAAAKDAGCDGEVELPLWEVTSDAIGRGGFTGALPRRGKGLMAMAFVDYQNDVTAKDVKLAVREGFQSIEHIKRYTTTGMATDQGKTSNLNALGIASHALGRPKQQIGLTTFRAPYTPVTFGAFSGHERGNEFDPDRRTPIDPWARSKGAVFEDVSLWRRARYFPQPGEDMDAAVARECLAVRKSVGIFDASTLGKIEVVGPDAAEFMNRMYVNAWTKLGVGKCRYGLMCRENGFVYDDGVVGRIAQDRFHVTTTTGGAAGVLNMMEDYLQTEWQDLDVWLTSTSEEWSVIAVQGPKAREVLAPLVDGLDISHETMPHMSVVEGSIGGIPMRLFRVSFSGELGFEVNVPPSRAREVWERIWEAGKPYGMTPYGTETMHVLRAEKGYIIVGQETDGTATPDDAGCGWAVSKLKKDFVGKRSLALPAMQDPDRYQLVGLYTQAPQEVLEEGAQLVANPNEVIPMKKIGHVTSSYHSATLGRSIALAMISGGRARMGETLYVPMEDKVIPVTVTSPVFYDAEGARLNV; encoded by the coding sequence ATGAGCCGCTTGTCCCGCGCTTCTGCGCGCGTTCCTGGTCGCGGCCGCGTCAATTCGCGTCGCCCGGTGCGCTTCACGTTTGATGGCCGGAGCTTCGAAGGGTTTGAGGGCGATACGCTCGCTTCCGCCCTGCTGGCGAACGGCGTTCACCTGATGGGCCGGTCCTTTAAATATCACCGTCCACGCGGTCCGATTTCCGCCGGCTCCGATGAGCCGAACGCCATTGTCGCGGTCGGTTCGGGGCCTGCCTTGCAGACGCCGAACCTCGTCGCCACGCAGGTCGAGATTTATGACGGTCTGAAGGCGCAGAGCCAGAACCGTTTCCCCTGTCTCCAGTTCGACATGGGTGCGGTGAACAATCTGGCCTCGCCACTGCTGCCATCGGGCTTCTACTACAAAACCTTTATGTGGCCGCGTAATTTCTGGACCAAAGTCTATGAGCCGGTTATCCGCCGCTCCGCCGGTCTGGGTGTCGCTCCGACCGAGCCTGATCCGGATCACTATGCCTTCCAGTATACGTTCTGTGATGTGCTGGTGGCGGGCGGCGGCGCATCCGGTCTGGCTGCGGCTCTTGCTGCGGCGAAAGCCGGTGCGGAAGTTATGCTGGCTGACGAGACGGCGGAATTCGGTGGCAGCCTGCTGTTCGATCGCACGTCCCGTATCGACGGTCTGCCTGCATCCGAATGGGTCGAGCGCACGGTTGCCGCACTGAAGACCATGCCGAACGTGAGGCTGTTCACCCGCACCACGGTCTTCAACTACGGCCCGCACAACATGGTCGCGCTCAACCAGCGCATGACCGACCATCTGAGCGCACCGAACCCGGCTACGCCGCGCGAGCGTCTGTGGCAGGTGCGCGCGAAACAGGTGGTCATTGCGTCTGGTGCGATCGAGCGTCCGCTGGTGTTTGAAGGCAATGACCGTCCGGGCGTCATGCTCGCCAGCGCGGCCCAGACCTATCTCAACCGGTATGGCGTCGCCTGCGGTCGCAAGGCTGTCATCGCCACGGCGGACGACAGCGCCTATCGCGTGGCGCTCGACCTGCTTGAGGCGGGTGTGAAAATCGCTGCCATCGCCGATATCCGTCCGAAGCCGGATTCCGAACTGCTCCGCAAGGCGAGGGCGGCTGGCATCCCGGTTCTGGTCAACAGCACGGTCCAGCGCGCGCACGGTTCGCAGCGTATTCACAGTGTCGAGCTCGCGCCGGTTCTTCCGGGTGGCGATGTAGGCGAGGGTAAGAACTACAGTTGCGACCTGCTGCTCATGGCGGGTGGCTGGACACCGAGCCTGCACCTGTTCTCCCAGTCCAAGGGCAAGGTGATCTACAGCCCGGAACTCGATGTCTATCTGCCCGGCGAGTCCACGCAGGAAGAGCGCTCAGTCGGTTCATGCCGCGGCATCTACGACCTTGGCGAAGTGCTGGCCGATGGCCTGAAATCCGGAGCGGCTGCCGCGAAAGATGCTGGCTGTGACGGCGAAGTCGAACTTCCATTGTGGGAAGTGACCAGCGACGCCATCGGTCGTGGTGGCTTCACCGGTGCGCTGCCCCGTCGCGGTAAGGGCCTGATGGCCATGGCGTTCGTCGATTACCAGAACGACGTGACGGCCAAGGACGTCAAGCTCGCTGTGCGTGAGGGCTTCCAGTCGATCGAACATATCAAGCGTTACACCACGACCGGTATGGCGACGGATCAGGGCAAGACCTCGAACCTGAATGCGCTCGGCATTGCCTCCCATGCGCTGGGACGCCCGAAACAGCAGATTGGTCTGACCACGTTCCGTGCGCCTTATACGCCGGTGACATTCGGTGCGTTCAGCGGGCACGAGCGGGGTAATGAGTTCGATCCGGACCGTCGCACGCCGATCGACCCGTGGGCCCGCAGCAAGGGCGCGGTCTTCGAGGATGTCAGTCTCTGGCGTCGCGCCCGCTACTTCCCGCAGCCGGGCGAGGACATGGATGCCGCCGTGGCCCGTGAATGTCTCGCTGTCCGCAAGAGTGTTGGCATTTTCGATGCCTCCACACTGGGCAAGATCGAGGTTGTCGGACCTGACGCCGCCGAGTTCATGAACCGGATGTATGTCAACGCCTGGACCAAGCTGGGCGTCGGCAAGTGCCGCTATGGTCTGATGTGCCGTGAAAACGGCTTCGTTTATGACGACGGCGTGGTCGGACGCATCGCGCAGGACCGCTTCCACGTCACCACCACGACAGGCGGTGCGGCAGGTGTCCTGAACATGATGGAGGATTATCTCCAGACCGAATGGCAGGACCTTGATGTCTGGCTGACCTCCACTTCGGAAGAATGGTCCGTCATTGCGGTGCAGGGTCCGAAAGCGCGTGAGGTTCTCGCGCCGTTGGTGGACGGTCTTGATATCTCGCACGAGACCATGCCGCATATGAGCGTCGTGGAAGGCAGCATCGGCGGAATTCCGATGCGTCTGTTCCGTGTCAGCTTCTCCGGTGAACTCGGCTTCGAGGTGAATGTGCCGCCGAGCCGGGCGCGGGAAGTGTGGGAGCGCATCTGGGAGGCGGGCAAACCCTACGGCATGACGCCTTACGGCACGGAGACGATGCACGTTCTGCGCGCCGAAAAAGGTTACATCATCGTCGGTCAGGAAACCGACGGCACGGCGACGCCGGATGATGCAGGCTGTGGCTGGGCGGTCAGCAAGCTGAAAAAGGACTTTGTCGGCAAGCGCTCGCTGGCGCTTCCGGCGATGCAGGACCCGGACCGTTACCAGCTTGTCGGCCTCTACACGCAGGCGCCGCAGGAAGTGCTGGAAGAGGGCGCGCAGCTTGTCGCAAACCCGAACGAGGTCATCCCGATGAAAAAGATCGGACATGTCACCTCGTCCTATCACAGCGCAACGCTGGGTCGGTCCATCGCGCTCGCCATGATTTCCGGTGGCCGCGCCCGTATGGGCGAAACACTCTATGTGCCGATGGAAGACAAGGTGATCCCGGTCACCGTCACCAGCCCGGTGTTCTATGACGCGGAAGGAGCCCGCCTCAATGTCTGA
- a CDS encoding sarcosine oxidase subunit delta, whose translation MLLIRCPYCGERAEVEFSNGGEAHIDRPQDPMSLTDEEWAQFLYMRDNPKGLIAERWRHAHGCNRFFNAIRDTRTDRFVVTYEIGQPRPEVTPEQAAEAAR comes from the coding sequence ATGCTGCTGATCCGCTGCCCGTATTGCGGGGAACGAGCCGAAGTCGAGTTTTCAAACGGGGGCGAGGCTCATATCGACCGCCCGCAGGACCCCATGAGCCTGACCGATGAGGAATGGGCTCAGTTTCTCTACATGCGCGACAACCCGAAAGGGCTGATCGCCGAGCGTTGGCGTCATGCTCACGGCTGTAACCGTTTCTTCAACGCCATCCGCGACACGCGGACGGATCGTTTCGTTGTCACTTATGAAATCGGACAGCCCCGTCCGGAGGTCACTCCGGAACAGGCTGCGGAGGCTGCACGATGA
- a CDS encoding sarcosine oxidase subunit beta family protein: MERFSALSLARKALGGHLGWKPQWRSVEQPKKAYDIVIVGGGGHGLGAAYYLAKQHGLRNIAVIERGWLAGGNTARNTTIIRSNYLFDESSSYYEHSLKLWENLSQELNYNVMFSQRGCLMVAHTVHDVQVFKRHVHANRLNGIDNEWLSPEEAKEFCPPLNISSNIRYPVLGGALQRRAGTARHDAVAWGFARAASDMGVDIIENCEVTGINRGPDGAVTGVETTKGTIGAKKIGVSAAGHSSVVMAMAGIRVPLQSNPLQALVSEPVKPAFPTIVMSNTIHAYISQSDKGEMVIGAGTDSYVSYTQRGGLHIPAETLAAICELFPMFRRLRMMRSWGGITDNTPDRSPITAKTSVPGLYVNCGWGTGGFKATPGAANLLAWTIAKDEPHPINAPFTIERFRDGVMIDEAAAAAVAH; encoded by the coding sequence ATGGAACGATTTTCTGCTCTTTCCCTGGCCAGAAAGGCTCTCGGTGGCCATCTGGGCTGGAAGCCGCAATGGCGCTCCGTCGAGCAGCCAAAGAAGGCTTATGATATTGTCATTGTTGGCGGTGGCGGCCACGGGCTTGGCGCGGCCTATTACCTCGCCAAACAGCATGGGCTGCGTAACATCGCCGTGATCGAGCGTGGCTGGCTGGCGGGCGGTAATACCGCGCGAAACACCACTATCATCCGTTCGAACTACCTGTTCGACGAAAGTTCGTCCTATTACGAGCACTCGCTGAAACTGTGGGAAAATCTCTCGCAGGAACTGAACTATAACGTCATGTTCAGTCAACGTGGATGCCTGATGGTCGCTCACACCGTGCATGACGTGCAGGTGTTCAAGCGCCACGTTCATGCCAATCGTCTGAACGGAATCGACAATGAGTGGCTGTCGCCCGAAGAGGCGAAAGAGTTCTGCCCGCCGCTGAATATTTCTTCCAATATTCGTTATCCCGTGCTGGGTGGCGCGCTTCAGCGTCGTGCAGGCACGGCCCGTCACGATGCCGTGGCGTGGGGCTTTGCGCGCGCCGCCAGCGACATGGGCGTCGATATCATCGAGAATTGCGAAGTGACCGGCATCAATCGAGGACCGGACGGCGCTGTCACTGGTGTCGAAACGACAAAAGGCACGATTGGCGCGAAGAAGATCGGCGTTTCCGCTGCCGGACACAGTTCCGTTGTCATGGCGATGGCGGGCATCCGCGTGCCGTTGCAGAGCAACCCGCTTCAGGCGCTTGTGTCCGAGCCGGTGAAGCCTGCGTTCCCGACCATCGTCATGTCCAACACCATCCACGCCTATATCAGCCAGTCCGACAAGGGGGAGATGGTGATCGGCGCGGGCACGGACTCCTATGTGTCCTATACCCAGCGCGGCGGGTTGCATATTCCGGCCGAAACGCTGGCGGCAATCTGCGAATTGTTCCCGATGTTCCGCCGCCTGCGCATGATGCGTTCGTGGGGCGGCATCACGGACAACACCCCCGACCGTTCACCGATCACGGCGAAGACCTCGGTACCGGGGCTTTACGTCAACTGTGGCTGGGGAACGGGCGGCTTCAAGGCGACGCCGGGTGCGGCCAACCTTCTGGCCTGGACCATCGCGAAGGACGAGCCGCATCCGATCAACGCGCCTTTCACCATCGAGCGTTTCCGTGACGGTGTGATGATCGACGAAGCGGCGGCGGCGGCGGTGGCGCACTGA
- a CDS encoding RidA family protein: protein MSKIIRTEPNQILSKAVEYHGFVFTQGMVARDLTKDAKGQTQDILEQLDALLEEHGTDKTRILQAQIWLKDINDRTALNEIWSAWLPENGAPARACVQAVMADPQMLVEIMLVTTK, encoded by the coding sequence ATGAGCAAGATCATTCGCACCGAACCGAACCAGATTCTGTCTAAAGCCGTCGAATATCATGGCTTTGTCTTTACGCAGGGAATGGTCGCCCGTGACCTGACGAAAGACGCCAAAGGCCAGACGCAGGATATCCTTGAGCAGCTTGATGCGCTTCTGGAAGAGCACGGCACGGACAAGACCCGCATCCTGCAGGCCCAGATCTGGCTGAAGGATATCAATGACCGCACCGCGCTGAACGAGATCTGGAGCGCATGGCTCCCGGAGAATGGCGCACCGGCCCGCGCCTGTGTTCAGGCGGTGATGGCTGACCCGCAGATGCTTGTTGAGATCATGCTGGTCACGACGAAATAA
- a CDS encoding glycosyltransferase family 32 protein, with protein sequence MSLPPDAPPELSAVYRGEKMPCFGLLASGIESGWLPQVKPAHGNILPEGIPHRIAQYWHSPTLPEEVRHAVDTMQAHNPGFTHHLVCDETARAFIQQHYGKEKARLFDACFHATMRSDFWRLCDLYEHGGIYVDVDTTAHAPLARIAAGATFNCMLTYAIGRPWCINNGFIIATPRNPLIHAILTLMFDNVSRFVRTHQFENVWVETGPGVTTMATMRWLAKQSIDQGVLPTASGLLFRPYSAVTEAFNDADMAYKARPEGNWRGATPT encoded by the coding sequence ATGTCCCTGCCCCCTGATGCTCCGCCAGAACTCTCCGCTGTCTATCGTGGTGAAAAAATGCCGTGCTTCGGACTGCTGGCATCCGGCATCGAGAGCGGCTGGCTACCTCAGGTAAAACCAGCTCACGGCAACATTCTGCCGGAAGGCATTCCACACCGTATCGCCCAGTACTGGCATTCGCCCACTCTACCGGAAGAGGTGAGGCACGCTGTCGACACCATGCAGGCCCATAATCCGGGCTTCACGCATCATCTGGTCTGTGATGAGACGGCCAGAGCCTTCATTCAGCAGCATTACGGAAAAGAAAAGGCACGTCTGTTCGACGCCTGCTTTCACGCCACAATGCGCTCTGATTTCTGGCGTCTGTGCGACCTTTACGAGCACGGCGGAATCTATGTCGACGTTGACACCACCGCTCATGCTCCTCTGGCACGCATTGCCGCCGGAGCGACTTTCAACTGCATGCTGACATATGCCATCGGTCGCCCCTGGTGCATCAACAATGGCTTCATCATTGCAACACCAAGAAATCCGCTGATACACGCCATTCTGACGCTCATGTTCGACAACGTCTCCCGTTTTGTCCGCACGCACCAGTTTGAGAATGTGTGGGTCGAGACAGGGCCGGGTGTCACCACAATGGCGACAATGCGCTGGCTGGCGAAGCAGTCTATCGATCAGGGCGTTTTACCCACGGCAAGCGGCCTGCTGTTTCGGCCCTATTCCGCCGTTACTGAAGCCTTCAATGATGCGGATATGGCCTACAAGGCACGTCCGGAAGGAAACTGGCGAGGCGCCACCCCAACGTGA
- a CDS encoding methylenetetrahydrofolate reductase, with product MSRVSIELVPRDAETLEREVQELRSCLPFVDTINIPDIQRFSLRSWDAADMVRDRFNSAIPHIRAIDIDPKGPLPGLDRPDLTEILIIKGDPPADLSRRVFPNSSDSIIRRYQREAPHLKIYAAFDPYRRAPYQELEELARKRDAGACGFFTQPLFDMRMLDLCREWLRDETVFWGFSPVIGPKSRSYWETTNHIVFPHDFAPTLEENIAFARKAIRSVRADGGSVYLMPLRVKLPSYLAPLADILKK from the coding sequence ATGAGTCGCGTTTCCATTGAACTGGTCCCCCGGGACGCGGAGACTCTCGAACGGGAGGTGCAGGAACTGCGCTCGTGCCTGCCTTTCGTCGATACAATCAACATTCCCGATATTCAGCGCTTTTCGCTTCGTAGTTGGGATGCCGCCGACATGGTCCGGGACAGATTCAATTCCGCGATTCCGCATATCCGGGCCATTGATATTGATCCCAAGGGACCTCTTCCCGGTCTGGACCGCCCCGATCTGACGGAAATCCTTATCATCAAAGGCGATCCGCCAGCGGATCTCAGCCGCCGCGTATTCCCCAACTCCTCTGATTCCATCATCCGACGCTATCAGCGTGAAGCGCCGCATCTGAAAATCTACGCTGCCTTTGACCCCTACCGACGTGCTCCTTATCAGGAACTGGAAGAGCTGGCGCGCAAACGGGACGCCGGGGCCTGCGGTTTCTTTACCCAGCCTCTTTTCGATATGAGGATGCTCGATCTCTGTCGGGAATGGCTGCGCGACGAAACTGTTTTCTGGGGTTTCTCGCCCGTTATCGGCCCAAAATCGCGATCCTACTGGGAAACGACAAACCATATTGTCTTTCCGCATGATTTTGCTCCCACTCTTGAGGAGAATATTGCATTTGCCCGAAAGGCCATTCGTAGTGTGCGGGCGGATGGAGGTTCCGTCTATCTGATGCCGCTCAGAGTGAAGCTGCCAAGTTATCTTGCCCCCCTTGCCGATATCCTGAAGAAATGA
- a CDS encoding transposase, with protein MYDEQQRSHAEYAYDKWAASLLQEIVHRFTPILTAMKRWRPYIFHYFEHPYTNAYVESLNGLIGEMQRLGRGYTFDILRAKALLKFGPPRRAGEVRHYKFCFFPGRPNPFGVNGEVLDYGGGIDDLVEVLHQGKF; from the coding sequence ATCTATGATGAACAGCAGCGATCACATGCCGAATATGCTTACGACAAGTGGGCCGCCTCCCTTCTGCAGGAAATCGTCCATCGTTTTACGCCTATTCTGACAGCCATGAAGCGTTGGCGTCCCTACATTTTCCATTACTTCGAGCATCCCTACACGAACGCTTACGTCGAAAGCCTGAACGGGTTGATCGGAGAGATGCAGCGGCTTGGGCGTGGCTACACTTTCGACATTCTCCGCGCCAAGGCGCTGCTGAAGTTCGGACCGCCAAGACGAGCCGGAGAGGTACGCCATTACAAGTTCTGCTTCTTTCCCGGACGCCCTAACCCCTTTGGCGTCAATGGTGAGGTGCTGGATTACGGGGGCGGGATCGACGACTTGGTCGAGGTCTTACACCAAGGGAAATTCTAA